The genomic window GGggagctcgtcaagaaggacaTGGTCAAGTTCCTCTCCCAGGCTGCTCAGCCTAACCCTGACCCTGCTCCTGACAATGGCAAGGCTCCCAGGGCCAAGAGCAACGgagccaagagcaagaagagcaagtcAACCGAGACTGTCAAGGAAGAGCCTACCGCTGAGCCCGAGTCTGCTTCTGATGCCGCCGAGTCTGCCATCCCCTCCATCGTTCCCATCGATACCATCACTTCGCTTgagaagctcaccaaggagTGCCTCGCACCCAAGTCCCACACCTGCATCCTTGTCTTTACTCCCGGCGAGGCTGGTGAGAAGGCTGTCGACTCCCTGTCtcacctcaacaccaagtaTGTCCACGGCGGACGACACACTTTTCCCTTCATCTCGATTCCCAGCGATAGCGAGGCTGCTTCAACTCTGCCCAAGGCTCTTGGCCTTAGCGACGAGGTCAACCTGATCGCCATCAACACACGCCGCAACTGGTGGCGTCAGTACCAGGGCGACTTTAGCCTCCACAGTGTCGAGAACTGGGTTGATGCCATTCGCATGGGCGAGggcgccaagaagaagctcccCGAGGACTTCAACGCCGAGCCCAAGGCCGAAGGCGCCCAGGAGGAGGCCACCCAGGCTACCGACCCTGAGCCCGAAGTTGAGACCGAGGCCCCTGAGGAGGCTCAGACtgtcaaggaggccgaggtcgaaactgaggaggagaccaaggctgaggccgagaaggaagcCGAAACTGAGGCTAAGCCCGAGGCCGAGCCTGAGGTTGAAGCTGAGACTGAGCCAGAGACCAAGAagcctgaggctgaggctgaacCCGAAGCTTCTCCTGAAGTCAAGACTGAGGCAGAGCCCAAGGAGCAAAAGATTGTGCACGAGGAGCTGTAAAGGGGTCGGGTATCTTGAGAATGTAGGCATTAGCTTTGTGACACTATGATTTTTTACTGAAAGGCGGAGACAAACCTGTACCATACCTATCAAAACAACACAAAAACTCCGATATATCCATGGATATTTGCCTGAACCAAATAAAAACCTTCGTATGCCACCCAGGTATCAAAATCTATTCATCCAACATGACGTCCATGGCGTCGCTCCTCTCGGCTGCTCCCTCCCTGACCATCTCGGCGCCCTTGTCCTTCACCACCTGATCCAGGAACTGCTTCACTTGTTTGCATCCGTCCACGCCTACTACCAACATTCCCTCTAGGCGACTGACCTGCACGCGACTCTCGCAGACGAGCGCAGCCACGCGGTCACTCCCTCCCAATGTCGCGACAGTAAGGAACGGCAGTTCCTGCTCCTCTTGATTGTTAAGGTCCAGCAGAGGATCCGCCGAGTCGTCGCCCGCGGCGTATGTAGAGGTTGAGCCAGCTGTGCAGGCGGCGATGTAGTCCGTCATGGGGATACCGGCGtcgatgagggcgagggtCGTCGCGTtgaggagggcggcgaggagagagCCGTCTTGGGAGAGGACGTGGAGGGAGATTGTGATTGAAGAGTGAGGGAACAG from Fusarium keratoplasticum isolate Fu6.1 chromosome 10, whole genome shotgun sequence includes these protein-coding regions:
- a CDS encoding Thioredoxin domain-containing protein; its protein translation is MHNPTSSLLVTLTAALAALPAADAAIYTKNSPVLQLNAKTYDKLIAKSNYTSIVEFYAPWCGHCQNLKPAYEKAAKNLEGLAKVAAIDCDDDANKPFCGSMGVQGFPTLKIVRPGKKYGKPVVEDYQGQRTAGAISEAVSSKINNHVARVSDKDLDSFLGGDKPKAILFTKKGTTSALIRSIAIDFLDVISVAQIRDKEKAAVKKFGIKDFPTLVLIPGEGKEPVLYDGELVKKDMVKFLSQAAQPNPDPAPDNGKAPRAKSNGAKSKKSKSTETVKEEPTAEPESASDAAESAIPSIVPIDTITSLEKLTKECLAPKSHTCILVFTPGEAGEKAVDSLSHLNTKYVHGGRHTFPFISIPSDSEAASTLPKALGLSDEVNLIAINTRRNWWRQYQGDFSLHSVENWVDAIRMGEGAKKKLPEDFNAEPKAEGAQEEATQATDPEPEVETEAPEEAQTVKEAEVETEEETKAEAEKEAETEAKPEAEPEVEAETEPETKKPEAEAEPEASPEVKTEAEPKEQKIVHEEL
- a CDS encoding RNase-PH domain-containing protein translates to MPLDTSTYSLALLRVDGRRWNELRRLNAQIRTQDAADGSSYLEMGHTKVMCVVTGPSEQGQQQRRVQTAQRDVAAINVNVVIAGFSSVDRKKRGRNDKRTQEIEVTIANAFASNLHTHLFPHSSITISLHVLSQDGSLLAALLNATTLALIDAGIPMTDYIAACTAGSTSTYAAGDDSADPLLDLNNQEEQELPFLTVATLGGSDRVAALVCESRVQVSRLEGMLVVGVDGCKQVKQFLDQVVKDKGAEMVREGAAERSDAMDVMLDE